The DNA region CAAAAACTTTATTACGTTTATCAAATAATATTTTGAAGAGTGCTAGTTCTGAAAATCAtcaaaatttctctctctctctctatatatatatgtatatatataaattctgAAGAGACAACTATTTGTTTCTCACTCTGTCAAATTCATGTGACAGAATTCCAGACAATGACAGTTAAACTTAATCCAGTAGGTATACTTGTGGCTAATTGATTGGTTTTTCTTCCTTGGTTTTCTTTACTCAGGCAGCCACCTTTATGTTACCTTCCCTCCCCAAATAATTCAATTTTTCTTGTGTATATTCATTGTACAAAGTAAGGGATTTCATTATAACATTTCTATATGTGACTATAACATACTTTGATCACTTTTAAGTAACTTCTGAGGAAATAAAGAAccattgtaattctttttttttctttttttcttttttttttttgccagtccaggggcttggactcaaggcctgatcactgtccctggcttctttttgctcaaggctagcactctgccacttgagccacagcgccacttctggccgttttctgtatatgtggtgctggggaattgaacccagggcttcatgtataggaggcaagcacgcttgccactaggccatattcccagccccccattgtaATTCTTGCAGGATGATTTTGATTTAGAATTCTCCATGAAACAGACCTCTCTTAATCTTGCATATTCCTTTTTACCATTCCAGCTCCTCCTCAAATTGTTGCTGTTATTACATGCAGTAGATGCAGAAAAGTAAAAGCCTATTGTATGCAGTCCTATCTCATGTTTACCAGTTGTAATATTTGaattctcaattttcttttctcagtgatGTCAATAATATGCAAGTAGATTTCTAGATCTGTGCAGAATGTTATTCTTCTGATCATTGAGTTTTTGGTACACAGTGACACAGTGTGACTCAGAGTTCTCTAAGGTAAAGTTTCTCAACCTCATCAGTACTGATGCTCAAGGCCAGTTCATAATTTCTGTTGAAAAGTTGTCTTTGAATGATCAGATGATTATCACCAACTCTGGCTACTAAAAAGGAGATATCAGGAATACCACTATACTGCCATTTGGACTCCAGGTATTGCTAAAAGTCTCCAGAGAGCCCAAATCCCATTGTAGGCAAGAAAATCCTTATGTCGAACTAGCCAATTAAAGAGGTATGGGTCTGAGTTAGGAGTCACTGTAGACAAGGACTCAGCCCTTAGAAAGAAAGACTTTCAGAGAGAGGCAATCTCTTAGTCTTCTGCAGCCCAGTATGCGTACTTGTTAGATTCACATTCTTGTTGCCCTCGGGGTGGGGAATTGAGGGTAAAGGCTGTTTGAGATGTTGTGAAAAGCAGCATCAGAGGATGTTGGGAAGGAAAAGACAGGGGTCATGCATGATCACAAGCAGTAAGAGATATGTTTAGGTAGTATAAGTCAGAGAGATTACACATTGATAACTAATAGAGATGTCCAACATTGGAACTTTTGGTGTAGAGAACTTCCATGATACCTCCAAAGTTCTATATCACTCCTTTCAACTATGGTCCCTGTGGGAATCTATAAAGTTAGAAGaatgttaaaaatgattttaaaatatttttaattatatttaaatagttgtacaaaggagttgccatttaacaactGCATTCTccacttctcctcttcatttgtctatccttttcccacaaaataattaaatttgagGATCATTAACATGAAAAAACTCAGAGAACGATACGAGTACacttttataaatgaggaaactggGGTGTAGAGGGGCTAAGAGATTTCTTTAAGTTTCCACAGCAGGCAAACTATGGTTATGATTATGGCCCAGACAGTCTAGTTATAAAGCCCGCTCCATCCTCTGACCATACCCATAACATTAGAAGCCAATATTGCAATGTGGACATTTAACTGGTCCCTGAAGGCTTCCCTTCCTATCCCACAATTATATATAAAGTATGGGAAATGattgggagaagaaaacaagattTGGTTCATTTGAAATTTGGGGGCCTATTTAATATTGttggaaattttttaattaatgagaAGATAATAAATACTGGGCCCTGTGGTGGAGATTTTACTGTTGCTATTGTTGTGGTGGTGTTGATCATAGGACAATGGTATTTATAAAGGGGccttattaatttatattttttcatagACATAGATATGTCATAGATATGTCAAAGGACATAGATGTGATTTATTGGTGTAAATGTTTGGGGACCCAAAAAACTACTCTTGTATTCTCCTTGCAactttttttgttgatttttttctcctctttctgagtTATAGTTTGATGTTTCTTTATTGGCACTAGGCACTGACTGCTTGCCTTTTCCTGGTGTCTACTCTCGAGTTGGATTTCCAGGTTAGAGCTTAGTATTTCTGATTGAGTAGAGCTCTGACACTACCCTGTCTTTAGTCCTCCATGCTggatcacattttttaaaaaatcttctcatCACTCCCAATGAAtgttattttttagttattatttattttctagaagAGTCAGACATTACACATGAAGCTAGAAGGATTTCTGAGTAACTAAATGTCAGCCAATGGCCCCTACTGATAAGGCTCCAGATCAAACGGGGGGAAAAGTATTAGAACCCAAatcacaaaaaataagtaaagattCCTACTAACAGGAATTTCACAGCTAAAACCTGATTCATATCTTATTAAAGCAATCTGGAACATTACTAGATGCCACCTCTATTCCAATACAGGAAATTGGTTGAAATCCTGTTTTCCATGTGGTTCCTATAGTAATCCATATGTAGTAGAGTCTTGGGTTACTACTATAATTAGAACACTGTCTGCGATTTTATCATATATTTTACCTCAGACTTGGTGTTTTCTGGTATAGTTCACTACCAAGGGGAAAACTTTAGGGAAAAGtgtatatttaaaatttctatgtAGTAAGAAAAGGTGGAGTTGAGTTGGTtgtctttgaaaatgaaatgatctttcttttcttgataGAATTTTTAGGGGAAATTTTGTTATGTGCCTTggtgacaaaaataaatactctATGTATGTATTCTCTAAATGATTGGGCTGGAAGATTTTACTAAAAATTTCAAGTTGCTCAAGTGACATATGTCTGTACACCAATCTTTTTCACTATAGGTAAactgtgtctgcctgcctgtctgtctgtttttatgtgtatgcacataacCCAAATATTACATTGttattttgaattataaaatagaaaattagaaGTATCTTCTGGTGTCTACAAGCAATAAATCACTCTCAGGATAGACAAAATTGCTTCTGTTATCTTTTATTCAGCATAAACTTTGGCTTCTTGGCATGTGAAGCACCGGGTGAAGGGCAGGCTCAGCCTTCTACCTCCAGTATGGATATGGTTGATTATAggcctgaaaagaaaaaaattcctttgaTGCTAAAATAATTCCCATACAAGCAAGGAAATTAATTTACTGGAATTAAGGATtcatctgtttttaaaaagagaaccaACCAAAGGAGAAATTATTTTGATGTGCGTGGTTTGACCCAAGAAACAGAATGACTTCTGTAAATCTCAGGACACTCCCATACAAGACTGTGATTGCTGGAATGTCTAGGAAATCACTTATGGATAGTTGAGATATTCAATTTTAGACAGCAAAGCtatattttgtttaaattctTTGAATTAATGGAAATAGTacttttctttctgaaagaacAGTATAGAACACTGTCAGTGGAGATGATTAAATTGCTCATTTGTATGCTATCTAATGTGGTAGATGTTTCACATTTTAAATGGCCTAATTGTGACCaagaaactgaattttaaattttatttttatttaatctgtTTAAAGTTAAATAGCCAGATAAGACTACCATACTGGACTGCTTAGATATTCAGTGCATTATAATTCAGTTAATATTCATCTCTGATTTCAAATACTCCATTGCATTATCATTCTGCAtatctatattttaatttataaaatgcaGTAACTGTTACTATCTTGGATACATAAAAATCACATTTTGATAGTTTTGCTCTTTCCATCCTCAGTGCTATTGAGATAAATGGATAGGTTAAATATgagtatttttgttatttatcaaAGCTAATCTCTTCTGCATGATTCATATCCCATATTTTAAAGCATAAATTATAGCCAGAGGATCATACAAAAGTGAAATACATGAGAAAGAGGCTATCAATAGTTTAGGCACTTATTAAAATTGAAGAGAATTCATTTAGTATGAAACATTAATACAGTTCCAAATTTTCAAAGGTTTACCATATAGGCATATACTTTTCCAGTAACTTCCCTATTCTTTGAATGTAGTTAACCTCCATTTTAACTTCAGCAATAGAAGATTTAACTATCTACATGTAGGGTAGACATGATATTTGACTTAGTAAAGGAGTTGAAATCGTGCCTCATATATAAAGGTAATTCAAAACAGAATATCTACATACCGGCTGCCTTATTGTGTTCTGGTACCACTTCATAGGGGTAACCACCTTAAGAGAAAGAGACATTAGAATGCATttgatttaatttaatttcatacAACATACAAACTCACTAAATGCAGTATGAAATATAGACTCATTAAAACAGTTCTGTCAGTAGTAACAGTCTGAGACTGTGAGTTCTATAAAGGAAAGCAGCTAAACCTGTGTCCAGTGCTGTTATGTGTCAGGTTCTCTGTTGCATCTACCACACACACTTTCCATGTTTTCTCAGCTGCCCTGAAACAACTAtcatctccctcattttctagATAAGATTGTAAAGAGTAAAGAAGTTATTCATTTGACTTATGTCATAAGAGTGATCATTATTCGGTTCCACAGCTCTTGCCCTTTGTAGAAAGAGCAAAAGATATAGCTGTAATTGGTTCTCAGGTTGTTTGATCCAGGGGGAACTGAAGTGGGCACTTCAGTTGCTTTTAGGAATGATGCCATCAAGAACCTGGGGACTTTTCATTTTTCCACATCCCCGTCTTGATCACAAGGCAGCAGACATAGCTCCAGACATCACATCCTCAAAAAAACCAATCAATCAAAACAAATAGCAATGGAACAATGGAACCTCCTCATATAACTAATGTAAGGCAATAAGAAAATATAGTTTAGCACTATTTTCTAGCATGTATCTATATTTTTGTAATTAGAAGGTCAAATTTTCTCTAGTTCTTCCTTTCCTAGGATACTTGGCTCAACCAGTATTCAGTGTCTATCACAACCTGTCCCTCAAATAATCACTGCCACCATGTTTGGCATGGAGGAATGCACATTCACTCCCTGAAGCAGTGGAGGGAGATCATCTCTCCCAAGCTAGTAGAAGACTACATATGCTGGGGTTTGTTCCAGCTCTGCAAGTAAGGAGTGATGAAGAAGCTGGTGGCCAGCTGGGCAATTATGGTTACCAAAGCATTTTGATTGTACTTTTGTCATGGTATTAATACCATCTGGCCTTCTTTTATCATTGTTGATGAGCTTATTTCACCCCTTTGATGGATTCTAGATTGCTTAAAAATTTCAGAGTTCGAACATCTTTAAGGATGTTTTTGCCAGCACATGTCATAGTACCTTGTCCTTGAGAGTCCTTGATAAATACTTCCTCAGCTGACTAAATTTGGCATATGCCAATTGTTTAGAAGTTTTCTTACCTTTTCTTATGGAATCTAAATTCTTGAAATTCAAGTTATTTTCTGGAATATTGACACTCTCCCAGTAAAGTTATGTTTATTCATTCCAGAAAATGATTAAGAGGCCTTAATCACAAAGGTATTGGAATTAAAGTTACTGTGGGTGCTCTGTAATATAAACCTTGCAAAGGCTGTTTACAATTTTGTGTGGGTGTAGGAGGGAAAAAAGGATTCAAATATAAATATGAGTGGGAATGAAAAGTTGATTTGAGTCCATTTTATGCATCTGCTAATGTTTTGAAGACTATGCAGTAGAATTTATCATCTTAAAGATTATGAAGTGAGAAATGACTTGTATATAAAACTATCATGATTCTGTATTTAAAGCTCCATTATTACATTTTTCTTAGGAAGAATAAATACTACAATAACTTTACATtcagtacattatatacatatatatcacatcattttctttaaaaatcttttatgtaGAATAAGGTCAGAAGGTTAGATTTTGATCACTAATCTGGTATGAAGTGTAGAGCCAGAATTTCAAGTCTTGATTTGCTTTACAATATAAACATTTTGTGTGTTTATCTTTCCTagtataaagattttttttcttctaaactaACCTTATTTAGTTCAGACTGAGACTCATTGTATTTCACTTCATCTTCTGTTATTACTCATGaatgaactttcttttttaaaaaatgttttgaggtAATATAAAAACCTACTCCTTATTTGTCTGTCAAATGGACAATTTATGATTAATAGTAATCAGTTCCTACCTTTTTCATGAATATTCACATACAAAGTATTCTCTAGAGTGACATGAAATTTTGAGTTGAATTCAACACAAAGacatgaatgatttttaaaacattttattgtctGCTAAAGATACTTATTTTTAGTTACAGAAATGGCTAAGTAAAGCAATTGTAGGCACAAATCATTGTGTTCTTGTGTTATTCCTAAAAGCAACTGAAGTACACTTCAGCtctctttttctgattttttaatcctgaaaaaaataacaaaaggaataattaaaataatttataaacattTTCTAATGAGTACCATTCACAAAACACTTTTGGCTTCGTTTTTGTCAAAAACAATGTACAACTAAGTTGAAATCTATACTTTCTGAGGTTTATGGTCTGATTGTTCTCAAATATTACATCCCTATATATAGGACACATCCAGCCTGTTATCTGATAATACAAAAAGAATTGCAACTTTTCatttcatgcctgctaggctcTGACTTCAtgatcttatttaattttttaaataaaatcaacccTAATAGTTTATCATTTATACTCTAATTTTGAACAGGAGgacactaaattttaaaaagctaagcTACTAGCCCAATGTCATCTTTTGATCAACAGCTTTAGTAAGAAAGGAATTAGCATATTGTCAAGTCTATGATActaattattaatatatatatatataagtaagTGTATAttctatataaacagaaaaatctacttTACACTAGAATCATCGATGGTAGACACCAGATGATTCAATCACAGTCCATTTTCAAAAAATTTATCTTCTATCTACATGTGCTCATAATTATGAGGACATATATTATAATCTGACTTAgttattttccccattttataGTGGGAAAAACATCTGTAAATTTGAATTCACTTATAAAGTACTGCCTCCTCTTTCAGGGCAAAGCCAGCACCAGAACCCAGGTACACTGGCTTCCCATCCAGATCATTTCTACTTTGCTTCTCAGTagcatttataataataatggcaTTTATAAATTTAGGTTATATGTGGACACATATAAATAGATTTAATGTTAAATTGTGGCAGCATTTTGCTACAGAACGTTTTCTGCAGAGTTACAATGCTTAGAGAGAAATCTGATAGTCAATTCAAGGTAATTAAccctttgaaattaaaaaaaaaacctgttctcCCCACTTGTTGTTCCtcttaaaattaatatattacaGTAAGACATATTGTGGTTGAGATTCAATAGTTATAGTATTTAAACTCACCCTAAAATCTGTGGTCTTAATTACTAAGCTATGAAAGTAAATGCATTTGTAATATAAAGTCACAACACATGCTTGGACTAATAGCATCATAGGCCTGTGGTTACTATTGATGTAGTAGCCACACGAGCTGTTTGAGAAGTTACAACTGTGGGGACCATGGTGCAGGACCATTTCCCTGGGTTTGTCTTTTAGTGGCTTGGAGGTATACTCACCACTTCTTCCCGCTTGGTCTTGTCTGTGGCTGGCCAAGCTTCCAGAGGCAGATCAGGAAGAATGGGGGGCAGGGGCTGCATGGGGAACATCGGAGGCAGAGGTGGCTGTGGTGGCAGGGGCTGCATGGGGTGCAGAGGCTGCTGGGACTGGATGGGCTGGTGAGCCTGGGGCTGAACGGGCTGGGGCTGGTAGGGCTGCTGGAAGGGCTGCTGGGCGGATGGAGGGAGGTTTGGCTGGTGGTGTTGGGTTGGAGTCATGGAGTGGTGGCCAGGAACTGGCATCATTGGCTGCTGGGGGGCCACGGGCTGTTGAGCTGGCACCACGGGGAGGTGGTGATGAGGCTGAAGGGTGTGACTCGGGGGATGCTGTTGAGACAGCACGGGGATGATTTGGTGGTGCAGCCATCCACCCATGGGTTCGTAACCATAGGAAGGATACTGGTGAGAAACAGAGAGTCAGGTTTACCATTGGCTCAGTTGATTCCCAACTGGAGAAGTAGCAGTGTTTGTCATTTAAGACCCTATGAATATTTTAGTCATTTTGTTCCTTTGCAGGAATTTTTAATTGTGTACACAGATATGACCTTTTACCAAACTAAAATTCCCAATAGTGTCTGTCAGTGGAGTAGATATTTCACTATTTAATAAGGGAAATAAAATGCATACCGAAGATCTtatggggagaaagaagaaaacatctaCATACCGGCTGCCTTATCATGCTTTGATACCACTTCAAAGGGGTAAGCACCTTAAGAGAAAGAGACATTAGGATGCGTTTGATTTAATTTAGCTTCATATAAACTAAATACTAAACTCACTAATGCAGTATGAAATATAGACTCACTAATGCAGTCCTGTCAGTATTGATAGCCTGAGAATGTGACttctacaaaagaaagaagaaggtaaACAGTCGTTTGGTGCTTCTTATGTGTCAGGTGCCATGTTACATCCATCACACACATGTTTTTTCCACCAGCTCCGAGGCAAGTACCATCATCGTCACATTTATAGACAAGGTCATAAAGACTTAAAGAAGTTCATTAATTTGATTCAAGTTACAAAAAATAGTAAGAAACTTCAATTCCACATTGCCTGCTCTCCATTGcaagagcaaaacaaacaagcaagactATGACACACtcatgtgatgtaatagtaatgtAATTCGTTTTTTAATCTGATGTCATCATGAAGAAAATGAGTCAGGAACACTGTTCCTCATCCTTAAGGCACATATTTGATTGATAGAGTaggtccaaaaaaaaagaagcctgcctcagtttcttaaCTAGCATTTTTCTTCAGCTTGTCTGCACAAACAGACTCACAGATTGTTACCTGAACCTGTGAGAAAAATAAGTTTCATTGCTCTCTGAATAGTATATACTTGTTTAACCTCAGGTATAGTACAGCATTTGATCAATACAAACCAAAAGTGAGTAACCTTGCTCAAGTTAAACATGACACAGCACTTTTTGTGTCCCTTAACTATATTACTCTCCAAATACCACTTTGTTTTTGAATGTGATTctaattctttcctttctccatatGAGGAAAATCCAGTCTCCagagagagaaaacaattttCCCAAGGTCCTGTAGTTAGTCTGGGGTTGAGGAGTACCTCAAACCTGATTTCCAGAACTCATGCTTGACACCGCTCTAAGGTCTCTCATAGACCATTTGTCACTAACTTTTCAGCAGATAAAGAGAGACACACATAGAGTATAAGCATCTTTGAATCAAGAATTGCCCAGCTGGAAGGAATCTTAGCAtcttaactagctaggattataacaaGGCTGTTCAAGCCAAGTTCACTTTCTACCCCTACCATAGAGCCTCCCCTGAGTGGTAGTTCATGGTGGATAAATTTGTAGTCATATTTAGTAGTAGAGACTGAGTCAGAGTGGCCAGGTAGGAGGGTTCTAGGACAATTCAGGCTTGAGGCCATGTCAGGGCTTAAACAAAGAAGCTACTGAGAAAATGTGACCATTTGTGAAACATTTTGAATGAGTAATCAACACAACTACTCTGTAAAGTGCTCAGGGCATTTTTAACTCAAACAATGGTCAAAATTAGTAAATAGAAAAGTTACCTCATAGCTGAAGTTGATATAACCAGGGTGCCCAGGATGAGGTGGTAGCTTttacagaaaagaggaaaggaaaatacgagaaagggagggaaaaaagaagatggagagagagagagagagagagagagagagagagagaggaagagaaaggaagagattaAGTCAATATGCAATTGTTCACATTAAGGGAAActaaaactacttttaaaaatctatatagtACAGAATATATTTGAGTTCTACTTCTTATCTGAATGCTTTGGGGGAGAACAAAGAGGCCCCAACAGCTAAATGATTTGCCCAGGAGTTACAGTTTCTTAGTGGGAGACCTAGCAGCAGAAACCAGCATATATTTATTCTCCAGTGATCTACACACAAGCCCATTTACCCA from Perognathus longimembris pacificus isolate PPM17 chromosome 28, ASM2315922v1, whole genome shotgun sequence includes:
- the Amelx gene encoding amelogenin, X isoform isoform X3 encodes the protein MNDINWACSWMQTIGSSIPEYQRDSLRIHSKNHPEMGTWILFACLLGAAFAMPLPPHPGHPGYINFSYEVLTPLKWYQSMIRQPHPPSHTLQPHHHLPVVPAQQPVAPQQPMMPVPGHHSMTPTQHHQPNLPPSAQQPFQQPYQPQPVQPQAHQPIQSQQPLHPMQPLPPQPPLPPMFPMQPLPPILPDLPLEAWPATDKTKREEVD
- the Amelx gene encoding amelogenin, X isoform isoform X1, whose translation is MNDINWACSWMQTIGSSIPEYQRDSLRIHSKNHPEMGTWILFACLLGAAFAMPLPPHPGHPGYINFSYEKSHSQAINTDRTALVLTPLKWYQSMIRQPYPSYGYEPMGGWLHHQIIPVLSQQHPPSHTLQPHHHLPVVPAQQPVAPQQPMMPVPGHHSMTPTQHHQPNLPPSAQQPFQQPYQPQPVQPQAHQPIQSQQPLHPMQPLPPQPPLPPMFPMQPLPPILPDLPLEAWPATDKTKREEVD
- the Amelx gene encoding amelogenin, X isoform isoform X2, producing the protein MNDINWACSWMQTIGSSIPEYQRDSLRIHSKNHPEMGTWILFACLLGAAFAMPLPPHPGHPGYINFSYEVLTPLKWYQSMIRQPYPSYGYEPMGGWLHHQIIPVLSQQHPPSHTLQPHHHLPVVPAQQPVAPQQPMMPVPGHHSMTPTQHHQPNLPPSAQQPFQQPYQPQPVQPQAHQPIQSQQPLHPMQPLPPQPPLPPMFPMQPLPPILPDLPLEAWPATDKTKREEVD